From a single Musa acuminata AAA Group cultivar baxijiao unplaced genomic scaffold, Cavendish_Baxijiao_AAA HiC_scaffold_601, whole genome shotgun sequence genomic region:
- the LOC135662245 gene encoding photosystem II D2 protein-like, with protein MGVAGVLGAALLCAIHGATVENTLFEDGDGANTFRAFNPTQAEETYSMVTANRFWSQIFGVAFSNKRWLHFFMLFVPVTGLWMSAIGVVGLALNLRAYDFVSQEIRAAEDPEFETFYTKNILLNEGIRAWMAAQDQPHENLIFPEEVLPRGNAL; from the coding sequence AGTTGCCGGAGTATTAGGCGCTGCTCTGCTATGCGCTATTCATGGTGCTACCGTAGAAAATACTTTATTCGAAGATGGTGACGGTGCAAATACATTTCGTGCTTTTAACCCAACTCAAGCCGAAGAGACTTATTCAATGGTCACTGCTAACCGTTTTTGGTCCCAAATCTTTGGGGTTGCTTTTTCCAATAAACGTTGGTTACATTTCTTTATGCTATTTGTACCCGTAACTGGTTTATGGATGAGTGCTATTGGGGTAGTCGGTCTGGCTCTGAATCTACGTGCCTATGACTTCGTTTCCCAAGAAATCCGTGCAGCGGAAGATCCTGAATTTGAGACTTTCTACAccaaaaatattctcttaaacgaaGGTATTCGTGCTTGGATGGCGGCTCAGGATCAGCCTCATGAAAACCTTATATTCCCTGAGGAGGTTCTACCACGTGGAAACGCTCTTTAA